A region from the Brassica napus cultivar Da-Ae chromosome C8, Da-Ae, whole genome shotgun sequence genome encodes:
- the LOC106362071 gene encoding ADP-ribosylation factor-like isoform X1 — translation MGRSMSEKGLIWKQLNTSRLVYLQDELRDAVLLVFANKQDLPNAMNAAEITNKLGLHSLRQRHWYIQSTCATTGEGLFFRSLGARLDRKKERSAVSLMKTFQTKSYWYLNFRQSCLISLLEIIQNYIASF, via the exons ATGGGAAGAAGCATGAGTGAAAAG GGTTTAATATGGAAACAGTTGAATACAAGCAGGCTTGTATATCTGCAGGATGAGCTTCGTGATGCGGTACTTCTTGTTTTTGCTAACAAGCAGGATCTTCCAAATGCAATGAATGCTGCTGAGATAACCaataagcttggactccactctCTCCGGCAGCGTCATTG GTACATCCAGAGCACGTGTGCCACCACCGGTGAGGGACTGTTCTTCAG GAGTCTCGGCGCACGCTTagatagaaagaaagaaagaagtgcCGTGAGCTTGATGAAAACGTTTCAGACCAAGAGCTACTG gtacctgaattttcgtcagtcatgtttaatttctcttctggagatcatacaaaactatattgcctcgttttga
- the LOC125591955 gene encoding secreted RxLR effector protein 161-like encodes MSSPTQLHLAAVKRIMRYLKGTLEYGIWYKRGEESELIAYTDSDYVGDIDDSKSTSGYVFLMCGGAVAWSSRKQPIVTLSSTEAEYVAAATCACQAIWMRRILEEISHGQAGEMVLFCDNTSTIKLSKNAVMHGRSKHIRVRYHFLRDLSKQGIIKLVYFPTEMQLAYVMTKPLKLASFQKIRAAFGMGILN; translated from the coding sequence TGTCAAGTCCAACTCAGTTACATCTTGCTGCTGTGAAGAGAATCATGAGGTACTTGAAAGGCACTTTGGAGTATGGGATTTGGTACAAACGAGGAGAAGAAAGCGAACTCATAGCCTACACTGACAGTGACTACGTCGGAGACATAGATGACAGCAAGAGTACATCAGGTTATGTATTTTTGATGTGTGGAGGAGCTGTAGCGTGGTCCTCAAGAAAGCAGCCGATTGTAACTCTTTCGAGTACTGAAGCTGAATATGTAGCAGCTGCTACTTGTGCGTGTCAGGCTATATGGATGAGGAGGATATTAGAGGAAATCAGTCACGGTCAAGCTGGAGAGATGGTGTTGTTTTGCGACAACACGTCTACTATAAAGCTGTCCAAGAATGCAGTCATGCATGGAAGATCAAAACATATCAGGGTTCGTTATCACTTCTTGAGGGACTTATCCAAGCAGGGGATCATCAAGCTGGTCTATTTTCCAACCGAGATGCAACTGGCATACGTAATGACAAAACCATTGAAGTTGGCCTCGTTTCAGAAGATCAGAGCAGCATTTGGAATGGGGATTCTGAACTGA
- the LOC106362071 gene encoding ADP-ribosylation factor-like isoform X2, with amino-acid sequence MGRSMSEKGLIWKQLNTSRLVYLQDELRDAVLLVFANKQDLPNAMNAAEITNKLGLHSLRQRHWYIQSTCATTGEGLFFRSLGARLDRKKERSAVSLMKTFQTKSY; translated from the exons ATGGGAAGAAGCATGAGTGAAAAG GGTTTAATATGGAAACAGTTGAATACAAGCAGGCTTGTATATCTGCAGGATGAGCTTCGTGATGCGGTACTTCTTGTTTTTGCTAACAAGCAGGATCTTCCAAATGCAATGAATGCTGCTGAGATAACCaataagcttggactccactctCTCCGGCAGCGTCATTG GTACATCCAGAGCACGTGTGCCACCACCGGTGAGGGACTGTTCTTCAG GAGTCTCGGCGCACGCTTagatagaaagaaagaaagaagtgcCGTGAGCTTGATGAAAACGTTTCAGACCAAGAGCTACTG